In Phaseolus vulgaris cultivar G19833 chromosome 3, P. vulgaris v2.0, whole genome shotgun sequence, the sequence AACTGTCTTGTCCGTCTCAAAGCAAGTGGTGCACTTTTGTCATGCCTACAAGGCTTCATTCATTGTTTTTATTACATACTAATTTTACTATACGACTCACATtgtaaagttaaaaaataaatcctATGTAGTTGTTGGCAATAATTAATCAGAGTACAAATTACAAACTGTTGGTTTGTTTGACATGGATTCTCTTGTTGTGTGTTTAATTATATATGATCTTGATACAATGGAGAGTGGAACTGAACTTCATAGATTGGTTGCTAACCGGCTAATTGATAATAAACGAATAAACTGGAAATGACaactataatattttgttcttcaaCTGTTCTCTTGAATCTCTTCTGAATTCAACTTTGCCATACATTCAGGTTGAACAATTGCACAAAATTTTCAAGCTTTGTGGCTCCCCACCCGAAGAATACTGGAAAAAGACCAGACTTCCTCATGCAACATTGTTCAAGCCGCAACAACCATATGATAGTTGCCTCCGAGAGACATTTAAAGATTTTCATGTATCCAGTGTAAATCTTCTACAAACTCTTCTTTCTGTTGAACCAAGCAAACGTGGGACTGCCTCCTCTGCTCTTACATTAGAGGTAAGTTAACATGGCAATGTTGATTTTGTATATGTTGCAAATTGTTAGAAAGTGGATTTAGGTCTAATTCAACCATGTAAAAGTTGGCTTTGTGATGAGGTttcactcacttatatataataatttggtAATTTCTCTAGTTAATATGAAATCTTTAATAtattaaacctaactcaactctATATAACATTGAGTTAAACCTAAACCCACCTTTAAAGAAAACTTACTGAAGGGTTCTTTCTTAATGATTAATATCTATAGCAGAGCTTATGCCTTGGTCCATTTTgattttgataatattttttctgcatataatttttgtttttgtttttgtgatATTAGTCGTTGCCTATATACAGATTTTTATCATCATCCATCTTCAAATTTTATGACCATGTACCGCATTGATATATGGTTTTAGACTCTTCTAGCCTTCTAACAATAATTTTACTACTTTTCAGTATTTCAAAACAAAACCTTATGCATGCGACCCATCAAGCTTACCATTATACCCACCTAGCAAGGAGATTGATGCGAAACATGAAGAGGAGTCAAGAAGGTGAAAACCAATAATCTTTTCTGTCTATTTTATGGAGTTTTACTGTCTAAGAAAGGTATAGATTGTCGTACATATCGTCCCTAGATTTTATCAGGGTCTAGATTTGGTGTTAGAATGAGGGGGAGGCTAGATTTGTTCTTTTATCTTGCAAATGTCATTTGAATCGGCATCCTTGAACAGTAAATTGAGGAAAGTCAACTATTAAGACTAGAACTATTTATTTTCAGAAGGTAATATTTATTAGTATTTCATTAAAACATGAATGCCAAAAGTCTAATTCCAGTTGCAATGGAGGCAGGAATATTAGATCCTCCATCTGAAGAGTATCGTATTTGTTCTTCTGGGATAAATCTTAAGGTCTGTTTGGTGTCCGTCAAACAAACTCTTACGGTTGTAATACTGAAAATATGAAGTCAGGCTTTCAATAGTATTgaacatcataaaaaatttaatcttcaaattttcattttagcAATTATCATTTGTTGCCTTTTCATGAAATTATACGTGTATGAACTTCCAGGAAAAAAATTGGTGGGCGTGCTGGTGGACCAGAATCAAGAAAACCATCAAGAAAGCCACTAGCACTGAGTAAATTAGCCCCAGCAGAGGTCTAGCTTGCTTTTTTATGTGCTCCCATCATTGTGTTTCTTGTTATGTGCATGCACTGATTTCCAGCAGTGATCTAATCaccaaaaatgtattttcatctCACCTGGCATCTTGTTCTCCTCCTACAGGATTTGACAACTAAAATTCAAACTTCCCGAAAGATGGTTGATAGATGTGTCCACACCCTTAAAGAAGAGAACACTAATACAGGTGAGGAGGCACCAACGCAGTGTAGTGGAAAACCAGACGATTCTTCCTATGTGAAGAATGCGTCTCAAGTAGATATTTCCTTTCCTGGACCATTGCAAGTTTCAAAATCAAGTGGCTTTGCATGGGCAAAAAGGCGTAGAGATGACACTTCAATTAGAACTCACAGTCGGTCTATTTCTCGAGGATATATCTTTAACTCATTGGAAACTTCTACACTAAATTCAAGGAATAATTCTGAATCCAGAAACTatgaaaataatgattttttcgGGACATGCACCAACTCTAGGGGCCATGACCTACTTGAAATTTCTAAGCTTGCCATGAAAAACCAATGGAGTAAGTTTGATCGTCCAGATTCATTTGATACTGATGAGTACCATTCACAAGAACTGTCCATGGCGCTTTATAACAGGCAGGATTCACTATCCAAGAGAAGTAACCTGGTAAGTTTATTTCACTGAAAAGATCTTCATATTGTTTTTTACAATGAGTTCTAAAGAACTTAAATATCTTgcttaaatgaaaattaaaaactacaaaattattCTTACTACAATCACTGAAAACATTGATGAAGTTTACTCTTTATTTTACCTTACTGGCTCTGGTTATCAATTTTCTTGGATCGGAAACCAGAATATGCAATTCATGTGTCCTTGCATGGACATGCTTCTTATTTATTTCCTCCTAACAGAGTTACCAGGATCAAGGAGAAAAGGTAGAGTTTTCAGGGCCTCTACTATCTAAAATGCACACCGTTGATGAGCTCTTAGAAAGACATGAACGACACATCCGGCGTACAGTAAGAAGATCATGGTTTCAGAAAGGTATGTGACAGTAATATCTAAAAGATTTTCACCATAAGAAGAAGCAATTGCTTTTCTCCCTCATTTTTGTGCATAGATTTCTTGAAAATCATTGTTAAGGAACTATGCTATTACAAAGTTAATCAATCAAATTGGCTGAGGGCTTAACGACTGATCCCTGGATTGCAGGTAAGAAGCAAGGGAAGTAACTCCAAAGGTGATATTTATTCATGGGAGGAAATAGATCCTCGCATTTCAAACCAAATGTCCTTGTGAAAGGCCATCTCCATTCTCCAAGCTCACTCGCTGCTGTGACTTTGAGCAACAAATTAACATTATCATGAACACATGGACACAATATCCAGCAGCATGAGTTGCTACTTAGAATAGAAGCTTGGAAACTAACCAATTTAAGGAGTGCAATTCAATTTACAGAAATCAGAAGGCCGtggagaagagaagaaaagctcttttttacttctttttcaCCATGGATTCTCTATTTTTGGtcaattatattatatgaaagtttatttctttattatctAAACTTCCTCAAACATCTTAATGGTTATCTACCTCTCAACTCTCATCCAACAATGCACATACATATATGTATAAATTGGTCTACATACCTATTTCACTTTTTTTAGGCTTCGAAAGTATATGATGGAGGATTTGATTAAGAAACTTTTCCAAGAATcttcttaaaagaaaaataaaataaaattaatcataaGACAAAATTAATTAAGTTCCCCCTTAAGTCTTGCAATAGCACGCACACTTTAAAACACATCAGTAAGTTACTTATTTGTGAAATCAATTTATCGCATCCTTTAGTTTTTGCATCTTCTACACAAACCTCTTTTGCTTTTGGGTGTTTTTTACTTCCATCAAATAGCTGAAATGAGGCAAATGCTTCCTACACCGATcatttttaacctgcacccaacatatttttttaatttccaaaaatatccttaattctagaaataaaaatccagaattgaaaataatatattctggaAAAATAAATCCGGAAGTGGTTATTgagtttcggaaataaaaatctggaaacaaaaattaaaattctatttcggagaaaaaaatccaaaattgaaaataatatattccgaaaaaaaaaatctggaaaagaGATTATTCTGTTTTGGAAATGAAAATccgaaaacaaaaatgaaaaactcattccaagataaaaaaaatctgtaatataaaattttgttccggataaaaaaatccagaacacaTATTtcggaatttttttttaaggtcAGTTTTGTCTTTTCCACTAGAAtcgggtgcagtgatatggtgcaggaagcaattgccctGAAATGATTAAATAGCCCATATAAGTCATTCTCATTCTGGAAAATTCTTTCCATAACACACTCTGAAAAAGTTAttctaaaaaatacattttagaaagtttattctgaaaattctatttcataatttcttttcagaatatatttcataaattcCAAAAAagtatgttttgaaaaaaagaagttattaaaaaaaggaTAACATAGTCTTTTTGAAATTAATGGGTGAAAGAAGAATTTTGATCGAGTGTAGGAAGAAATACCTTTGCTTTTTAACCTTCAAAAGTACACATGTAAGGCAGTGCCTTCCTGTACctctactttttttttctgcactCCCACAATATTATATAAAGATAAACCTAtctctaatatttttaaaattatataaaatgcaCACAACACCCACACtctactctttcttcttcatttgcaCACAGAATACACACAGATAGATTGCATTCCTCTCTCAACAGTGGTGTTATTCCATCTCTTGGCACATGAAGACGTCTCTTTTGGTGGTGATCGGTGATGTCTTCGGCTACTTGGTGGAAGTTCGGTGGTTTGTCTTAGCAGTTCTCTGTTCGAAGAATAAGGGAAGTAAATATTGTGGATTTTCGTTTTCACAGTACATATGTTGTGATTCCAGACAATGCAGTCTCCTAGGTTTACGAAACAAGGAATTTGCACTTTGTTTTTTGTCTTCCAGAATATTGAATCCACAAAACTCCTAAATTGGTGCATCCGTAAATCTTTCAGACTGATGAATCCAGTAATCTTTCAGATTTACGGATCCGTAGTATGTTTCCCAGATTCACAaattcataattcaaaaaatactggtgccttttttcaaataaaaggtcaagactagttttggaattttaaaaCTTATGTGG encodes:
- the LOC137807746 gene encoding protein IMPAIRED IN BABA-INDUCED STERILITY 1-like, with the translated sequence MGCVVAKQAVSVTPAIEHSVESDKNRKNKTESGRSELGESGRASSNGGSESLSFRLGNLSKYVEGEQAAAGWPAWLSAVASEAIHGWVPLRADAFEKLEKIGQGTYSSVFRAKEIETGKIVALKKVRFDNFEPESVRFMAREIMILRRLDHPNIIKLEGLITSRLSCSIYLVFEYMEHDITGLLSRPEIKFSESQIKCYMKQLLSGLEHCHSRGVMHRDIKGSNLLVNNEGILKVADFGLANFSNSGNKQPLTSRVVTLWYRPPELLLGSTDYGPSVDLWSVGCVFAELLIGKPILQGRTEVEQLHKIFKLCGSPPEEYWKKTRLPHATLFKPQQPYDSCLRETFKDFHVSSVNLLQTLLSVEPSKRGTASSALTLEYFKTKPYACDPSSLPLYPPSKEIDAKHEEESRRKKIGGRAGGPESRKPSRKPLALSKLAPAEDLTTKIQTSRKMVDRCVHTLKEENTNTGEEAPTQCSGKPDDSSYVKNASQVDISFPGPLQVSKSSGFAWAKRRRDDTSIRTHSRSISRGYIFNSLETSTLNSRNNSESRNYENNDFFGTCTNSRGHDLLEISKLAMKNQWSKFDRPDSFDTDEYHSQELSMALYNRQDSLSKRSNLSYQDQGEKVEFSGPLLSKMHTVDELLERHERHIRRTVRRSWFQKGKKQGK